One genomic region from Terasakiella sp. SH-1 encodes:
- a CDS encoding alpha/beta fold hydrolase: MKHFSPPKINRKTYAWSVRAFSTVKRLLGVNIKLHAHHNQVEKGHIFLFNHFARFETFIPQYLIYQEQKAYCRSVAAAEFFKGDERFTNYLHAVGAVPNDMPNLLSFLARDILCGKKIIIFPEGGMVKDRRSLSSSGDFSVYSPTAEERRKHHSGASRLALVLDIYKRVVIEAHKNKDEDTLKKWADELHLNDVDTLLMRCQEPTRIVPSNITFYPIRISDNFLKDSVERLTGKLSRKYQEELLIEGNIVLKDTDMDIRMGTPIESTLMWPWWDQLILKKAVDGMASLNDLFAFGSQADSFLERIAAQRLRNKTEELRDQVMQEMYGLVTINLSHIASALILKLIDEGADQVPQSTFLHILYLAARYVSHEEKVHLHRSMLYAETYRDLRDGSCEEIQQFFRSAQTAGLIKLENQSLTFQPKLKDEHDFHDIRLENPICVYANECEPITGIDNAIQRAMDNHLNIPGAQWAQYFYEDELHSFEQSKLKFSKDEFEEINKQQTATKDASPFYLSPKQDIEEKATSILLVHGFLASPAEMRGLGEDLAAQGYWVYGARLEGHGTSPCDLRDRSWAEWMRSLKMGYEVLAARSKRIIIVGFSTGGALALRFAAERPDKLAGLCAISTPLKFANPNLVFVPLIHHANRLAKWLAAQEGVLPYIINESEHPDINYKHIPVRALHELRLLVDEMEQNLHRINCPARLIQGDAEKVVKPESADLLRAQMVATTPEVVMIPSTRHGIVTEDIGGTRQHIIDFIEKQERK, encoded by the coding sequence ATGAAACATTTTAGCCCACCAAAGATAAATCGAAAAACATATGCGTGGTCTGTACGCGCCTTTTCAACTGTCAAACGTCTGCTTGGCGTGAACATCAAGCTGCACGCCCATCACAATCAGGTCGAAAAGGGTCATATTTTTCTTTTTAATCACTTTGCCCGTTTTGAAACCTTTATTCCGCAATATCTGATTTATCAAGAACAAAAGGCTTATTGCCGTTCCGTCGCAGCTGCTGAATTTTTTAAGGGGGATGAGCGCTTTACCAACTACCTCCATGCCGTTGGGGCTGTGCCCAATGATATGCCCAACCTGCTCAGTTTTCTGGCCCGTGATATCCTGTGCGGTAAAAAAATCATTATCTTCCCCGAAGGGGGTATGGTGAAAGACCGCCGCAGCCTGTCCTCATCTGGTGATTTTTCCGTCTATTCCCCTACGGCCGAAGAACGGCGCAAACATCACAGCGGTGCTTCCCGCCTTGCCCTTGTTCTTGATATCTATAAAAGAGTGGTGATAGAAGCCCATAAGAACAAGGATGAGGACACCTTGAAAAAATGGGCTGATGAACTGCACCTTAATGACGTTGATACATTGCTCATGCGCTGTCAGGAACCAACACGCATTGTCCCCAGCAACATCACATTTTACCCCATACGAATTTCAGATAACTTCCTTAAAGACAGCGTAGAACGGCTCACAGGCAAGCTTTCAAGGAAATATCAGGAAGAACTGCTGATTGAAGGCAACATCGTGCTGAAAGATACCGACATGGACATTCGTATGGGCACGCCGATTGAAAGCACCCTCATGTGGCCGTGGTGGGATCAGCTGATCCTGAAAAAAGCCGTTGACGGTATGGCCAGCCTGAATGACCTTTTTGCCTTTGGCAGTCAGGCTGACAGTTTTCTGGAACGCATTGCAGCCCAGAGATTGCGCAATAAAACAGAAGAACTACGCGATCAGGTCATGCAGGAAATGTATGGCCTTGTCACCATCAACCTCTCCCATATTGCCTCAGCACTGATTTTAAAACTGATTGATGAAGGCGCTGATCAGGTTCCACAATCAACCTTCCTTCATATCCTGTATCTTGCGGCCCGTTATGTCAGTCATGAAGAAAAGGTTCATCTTCACCGCTCCATGTTATATGCCGAAACTTATCGGGATTTGCGTGATGGCAGTTGCGAAGAAATCCAGCAATTTTTTCGTTCTGCCCAAACCGCCGGACTGATTAAACTGGAAAACCAAAGCCTCACCTTTCAACCAAAGCTCAAAGATGAACATGACTTTCATGATATTCGTCTGGAAAATCCCATCTGCGTCTATGCCAATGAATGTGAGCCCATTACCGGCATTGACAACGCGATACAACGGGCGATGGATAACCACCTCAACATTCCCGGTGCACAATGGGCACAGTATTTTTATGAGGATGAACTCCATTCTTTTGAGCAATCCAAACTCAAATTCTCAAAAGATGAATTTGAAGAAATCAACAAACAACAAACTGCAACAAAAGATGCCTCCCCCTTTTATCTTAGCCCAAAACAGGACATTGAAGAAAAAGCAACCAGCATTTTGCTCGTACATGGTTTTCTTGCCTCGCCTGCTGAAATGCGCGGCCTTGGGGAGGATTTAGCCGCACAAGGCTATTGGGTCTATGGTGCACGACTGGAAGGCCATGGCACATCGCCCTGTGATTTGCGTGATCGCAGCTGGGCTGAATGGATGCGTTCGTTAAAAATGGGCTATGAGGTCTTAGCCGCACGCAGCAAACGCATCATTATTGTTGGATTTTCAACCGGGGGCGCCTTGGCCTTGCGTTTTGCAGCCGAAAGGCCCGATAAGCTGGCGGGCCTTTGTGCGATCTCAACACCGTTAAAATTTGCCAACCCAAACCTTGTTTTCGTCCCCCTGATCCATCATGCCAATCGCTTAGCCAAATGGCTCGCCGCTCAAGAAGGGGTTTTACCCTATATCATTAATGAATCAGAACACCCGGATATTAACTACAAACATATCCCGGTGCGCGCCCTTCATGAATTGCGCCTGTTAGTGGATGAAATGGAACAAAACCTTCATCGTATCAACTGCCCTGCCCGCCTGATCCAGGGGGATGCAGAAAAGGTCGTCAAACCAGAAAGTGCCGACCTGTTACGCGCCCAAATGGTGGCGACAACACCGGAAGTCGTCATGATTCCCTCCACACGTCACGGCATTGTGACCGAAGACATTGGCGGCACACGTCAGCACATTATTGATTTCATTGAAAAGCAGGAAAGAAAATGA
- the mnmC gene encoding bifunctional tRNA (5-methylaminomethyl-2-thiouridine)(34)-methyltransferase MnmD/FAD-dependent 5-carboxymethylaminomethyl-2-thiouridine(34) oxidoreductase MnmC: MNKLESPKLGWKENKTPVSERFDDVYFSVDDGVAESLYVFINGCGMPEAFEGKESFTVAETGFGTGLNFLLTWQCWKESGTQCQLNYLSVEAFPLSVNELREAYKNFPSLKGYGDEFLKFYPVLTPGFHHIVLEGGKVKLTLMLGDAAQMYQQATGQVDAWYLDGFAPAKNPEMWCQDVFDQMGRLSAPGAIVSTFTAAGFVKRGLQEAGFEMTKRKGFGRKRESLIGTLKVISQSIENKWFIKYLKPKIKKKVAVVGGGVAGCVTARRLMADGHEVHLFDRNKTAGQEGSGNRLGLIQPRITMEGGFNLRAYLHALSFYDHLGDDIWKGGRGIFQMAEDEEDLQRQKLLCKKLILPASEMTFLERDEASEKIGIEAQNAGLWFANAGCLEPEKLCKKISENIPSSFDVNIDHISQADGRWIVKSGGGIVFEGDAVVLATAGENSALNDFCTLPMGGRRGQVSYVQATDKTSKLRHAITGGGYMIPAYEREHIVGATFERWSDFFDYGYKEVSEEGHVRNREKLNTFMPDIEPEIRDGRSSIRAMTSDHLPIVGPVFSQDWYVEAYEALKHGPRGGDFVDAQYVEGLYVMCGLGARGVQTAPLLADILSSYIDGTACPIENTYREALHPARFLIRDIRKGRL, translated from the coding sequence ATGAACAAACTTGAATCCCCAAAGCTGGGCTGGAAAGAAAATAAGACTCCGGTCTCAGAACGTTTTGATGATGTTTATTTCAGTGTTGATGACGGCGTTGCTGAATCCCTTTATGTCTTTATCAATGGCTGTGGCATGCCAGAGGCTTTTGAGGGAAAAGAGAGTTTTACAGTCGCTGAAACCGGATTTGGGACTGGGCTTAATTTCCTATTAACATGGCAATGTTGGAAAGAAAGCGGGACACAATGTCAGCTGAACTATCTCTCCGTTGAAGCCTTTCCATTGTCGGTAAATGAGCTGCGAGAAGCCTATAAAAACTTCCCTTCCTTGAAAGGGTATGGCGACGAGTTTTTAAAGTTCTATCCGGTTTTGACGCCGGGGTTTCATCATATTGTTTTGGAAGGTGGAAAGGTTAAACTAACCTTGATGCTTGGTGATGCCGCACAGATGTATCAACAGGCAACAGGGCAGGTGGACGCCTGGTATCTTGATGGATTTGCCCCGGCCAAAAATCCAGAGATGTGGTGTCAGGATGTGTTTGATCAAATGGGGCGTTTGTCTGCACCTGGGGCCATTGTTTCCACCTTTACAGCAGCAGGGTTTGTCAAGCGCGGTTTGCAGGAAGCAGGCTTTGAAATGACCAAACGCAAGGGGTTTGGGCGCAAGAGAGAAAGTTTAATTGGTACTTTAAAAGTAATAAGTCAAAGTATTGAAAATAAATGGTTTATAAAATACTTAAAGCCAAAAATTAAGAAGAAAGTTGCTGTTGTTGGAGGCGGTGTAGCTGGATGCGTCACAGCACGTCGTTTAATGGCTGATGGGCATGAGGTTCATTTATTTGATCGTAATAAAACAGCCGGTCAGGAAGGGTCAGGAAACCGTCTTGGATTGATCCAGCCGCGTATTACGATGGAGGGTGGATTTAATCTTCGGGCCTATCTTCATGCGCTTTCTTTTTATGATCATTTAGGTGATGATATCTGGAAAGGGGGACGGGGCATTTTCCAAATGGCTGAAGATGAAGAAGACCTTCAACGCCAAAAACTATTATGCAAAAAATTAATTTTACCTGCATCTGAAATGACCTTTTTAGAGCGTGACGAGGCAAGTGAGAAAATAGGTATTGAAGCGCAAAATGCGGGGCTGTGGTTTGCCAATGCAGGCTGTCTTGAACCAGAAAAACTTTGCAAGAAAATATCGGAAAATATTCCTTCTTCGTTTGACGTGAATATTGACCATATTTCGCAGGCTGATGGTCGTTGGATTGTGAAATCAGGTGGTGGAATTGTTTTTGAAGGGGACGCTGTTGTCTTGGCAACGGCAGGGGAAAATTCTGCTTTGAATGATTTTTGCACGTTGCCTATGGGCGGGCGTCGCGGTCAGGTTTCTTATGTGCAAGCAACGGATAAAACGTCAAAACTTCGCCATGCGATCACTGGGGGGGGATATATGATCCCTGCTTATGAAAGGGAGCATATTGTCGGGGCGACATTTGAACGCTGGTCAGATTTTTTCGATTATGGTTACAAAGAAGTAAGCGAAGAGGGGCATGTGCGCAATCGTGAAAAATTGAACACGTTCATGCCTGATATTGAGCCGGAAATCCGGGATGGTCGTTCTTCCATTCGGGCCATGACATCTGATCACCTGCCCATCGTCGGGCCTGTATTCTCACAAGATTGGTATGTTGAGGCATATGAGGCATTGAAACATGGCCCTCGTGGTGGTGATTTTGTAGATGCACAATATGTGGAGGGGCTTTATGTGATGTGCGGACTTGGCGCACGTGGGGTGCAAACTGCCCCCTTGTTGGCCGATATCCTTTCGTCTTATATTGACGGGACAGCTTGTCCAATTGAAAATACATATCGCGAAGCGCTGCATCCTGCCCGTTTTCTTATCCGCGATATCCGAAAGGGAAGATTATGA